CGCAAAGGCGTTGGCGATCCCGGCCTTCAGCGTGCCTCCGTTCACCAGGGTGTCACCGGTGTAGGTGTTCACCGCCGACAGCGTCAGGGTGCCCAACCCGGCCTTGGTCAGCGTTTTACCGTCCCAGCCGCTGGTGTAGGTGCCCGCCGCCTGGTTGCCCAGCGCCACATCCACGTTAAAGGTATCCGCGGCCCCGGCCAGCGTGAAGCTGCCGGTGCCGTATGCCTGCCCTTCCAGCCAGCTCAGTCCGTAGCCGACGTTATAGTCGTTGCCGCTGACGCGGCCCGCCAGACGCAGGTAGTCCACCGCGCTCGCCGCGCCGTTAAGGTTCACCGTGCTGAAGTCGCCGGTGATGCCGTTGGTGGTGTGGATGACCGTGTACTGCGTACCGGCAATCCCGCTGGCGCTGGCCGGGGCCGCAATCCCAAAACCGGTGATGTTCAGCGTACCATTCAAACTGGCAGTCGCTGCTGTAACAGCCGTTTTAGCTTGAGTATCAGCGACACCGTTGAACGTGGCGCCCGCTGCCTGGGTGTAGGCTCCGCTCAGCACGATATTTGAGATCGGACTGACCGTGATAGCCGCGCCACTGGCAACATTCAGGCTGGCGGCATTAAAGGCGCCGCTCTGACCAAAGGCCAGCGTGCCGCCGCTGACCGCCACCGCGCCCTCGCTGGAGCCGGTCCCGGTCAGGGTCGCAGTGCCGCTGCCTGTCTTGTTCAGCGTTCCGCTGCCGTTCAGCACGTTGGCCAGTGTGCCATCCGTCGCGAAATCCAGCTGCAGGGTGGCATTATTGGTCACCGCGCTGGTGCCCAGTGCCGCACCGTTCTGCGCCACCAGGGTGCCGGAAGAAATGGTCGTACCGCCGCTGTAGCTGTTGCTGCCGCTCAGAACTGTTTTACCTGTGCCCGTCTGATTCACCACACCGCTGCCTGAAATCACGCCAGCAAAGGTTGCCGTGTCGCTGCGGTTGAAGGCCAGAGCCCCGTTGTTGGTGACATTCCCCGTGATGGAGCCGCCGGTGCCGCCATTACCCAGTTGCAGCGTCCCCCCGGAAATGGTGGTGCCGCCGCTCCAGGTATTGCTGTTTGTCAGCGTCAGCGTACCGGTATTGGTCTTGGTCAGCGCACCGCTGCCACTCACCACACCACTCATTGTCAGCGCCGTACCGGCTGCGGTATCAAGGATGCCGCCACCGGTATTGAGCGTTGTCGTGCGTGCGGTGCTGAAACTGCCGGTGGTTGCCAGCGTACCGCCGTCAAAACTGAGAGGTCCAGAGGCAGCGCCCAGGTTCGCATCACCCGATACCTGCACAATACCGCCATTAATCGCTGTGCCGCCGGTATACGCGTTGGTTCCCGTCAGGATCAGCGTACCGGTGTTGGTCTTACTGAGGGCTCCACTACCGCCGATCGCACCGCTCATCGCCAGCGTCGTGCCAGATGCAGTATCAAGGGTGCCGCCATTGGCATTGAGAGTCGTAACGCGCGCCGTGGTAAAGCCCGCCGTCGTGGCCAACGTACCGCCGTCAAAACTGAGCGTTCCCGCCGTTGCACCAAGGTTGGTATTACCTGACACCTGCAGTACGCCACCATTGATCCGGGTTCCTCCGGTATATGTGTTGGCCCCGGTCAGTACCAGCGTGCCCAGATCGGTCTTGGTGACCGATGTCGCTCCCTGCAGGATGGCATTTATCGTCGCAGTCATTGTTTTGCTGGCATCAGAACCATCGCCAACGCGCAGTTCAGGCGTACTGCCGTCGACTGGCGAGTTGACCAGTGTGATGGCGCTGCCGTTAATGGCATAACCCGTAGTCGTGAACTGCATCCCCGAGGTCTCAACCTGACCAAAGGAATTATCAACCGTGACAGCACCCGCCGTGCCCCCAAATACAGCAAAGGATTTGTTCCCGTAGGCGGAGTTACTCGACCCCGAAACGTCGGCCCAGGCCGTCTGTCCCAGTAAACGCCAGGTCCCTGCGCCGCCTTCTCCGCTCCCCTGGTTATAGTTACCAGAGTTCATACCGTCCCAGAACGCAAGCAACTGACCCGTACTGTTAATCAGGTTCACCTGGCCGGGTACCGAACTTTGCAACGCAAGCGTCGTCCCTGCCGGGACGGTGCCCAGTACCAGACCATTGTTGGTCAATGTCCCGTTGTAGTTAAAGACGCGATAAACACCTGCCGAGAAGGTTCCGCCTGCCGGAGTGGCGACATTCAGACGCCCGTCCAGCGTTAGGTTGCCGTTGACGTCAGTGCGGCTGTTTTGCGCCACACCATTGACTTTGCCGAACTGATAATTGAGGTTTGAAAGGTCATTGAGCACCAGGTTGCCATTGATGGTCAGCGTTCCTCCGGTACCGCTCTCGCTGCCCGGCATCAGGGTGGCGCCATTAGCAATCGTAACATCGCCGCCGATCGTCCCGATACCGCCCAGGGTCGCACCGTTCGCGACAGTTGTCGCACCGGTTGCGGCAACCTGATTGCCGTCAATATACAGCGCACCTGCAGACACAGTGGTTGCGCCGGTATAGGTATTGCTCCCTTTCAGCACCGTGGTGCCTAAGCCCAGTTTCGTTAAACTGCCCGCGCCGGAAATCAACGCGTTTTGACTGGTTATTGAGCCGTTACTGGCGTTAAACGCCAGCGCCCCCCCCGCCATGTTCACGTTGCCGATGATGGAGCCGTCTGTCGTGCCATCGCCCAACTGTAAAACACCGGTATTGATTGTGGTGCCGCCGGTATAGGTCTGCGTTCCCGTCAGCGTCAGTGTACCGGAGCCTGCTTTTCTGAGCGCCCCTGTGCCAGAAATCACACTGGAAAACTTCACGTTATCGCTGCGGTTAAATGCCAGCGTTCCGTTGTTGGTAATATTGCCGGTAATCCACCCGGAGGTACCGCCATTACCCAGTTGCAGCGTACCGGCAGAGATGATAGTCCCACCGGTAAACGTACTGTCCCCGGTCAGGATCGTGGTTCCGCTGCCGATCTGTTGCAGATATCCGGCCCCGGAAATCCCTCCGGCGTAAATAGAAGTATCACTACGATTGAATGCCAGTGAGCTGTTAGCCACCAGCGTCACCGGTGTTGAACTGATGGTGCCGCGGGTCCCGCCTGAACCGATCTGTAACACGCCGCCGCGAACATCCAGAACCGTGCCAGCGCCACTTGAGCTATAAGAAACGTTATCAAGCACAAGGGTGCCTGATCCGGCTTTAGTCATGCCGTTAGTGCCTCTGTAACGGCCCGTTTCGCTGATATTGCCTTGCAGTGTTAGTGTCGCACCCGCATCAATATTAAGATTTAACGAACGGTTGCTCGCATAGTAGCCTGTAAAACCCAGAAAAATGTCATTCGCCAGGGTTGCGTTACCTATTGCCCGCAGGTTACCGCCGCCACCGTAGACTTCATCAACGGCCTGACCGGTGATGGTGCCCGTTCCCAGAGAAGCCCCAGCTCCCACGATTAAGGTCCCGTAGTCAGCAACCTGAATACCGCCACTCCAGGTGTTGCTTGATCCCGTTACGGTCACGGAACCACCAGTCTGCGTCAGCTTGCCCGAGCCCGAAATAAGGCCACTTAAGGTCAAACTATTGTAAAGTTTGCCACCCGTGCTGTTAACCGTGATGTTTCGCGCGATATTGGCTGAACTCCCACTACCCGACAGTCCCCCACCGTTAAACGTCAGGTCTCCTGAAACATCCCCAAGGTTATTATCGTTCGATACATATAATACCCCTCCCGTAAGCGTCGTACCTCCGGTATAGGTATTCACACCACTGAGTGTTGTGGAGCCAGACAGTTGCGAAACGTCCCCACTGCCCGAAATCACCCCTGAGTAGGTCTTGCCGCCATAATACTTAAAGGCCAGCGTGCCATTGTTTGTCACATTACCCGCAACCGAACCGTCATTATTGGCTGTCCCGTCGCCCAGTTGAAGTACGCCGGAAGAGATTGTCGTACCGCCGGTATAGGTATTTGTGCCAGTAAACACCGTGGTTCCCGGGCCGTTTTGCGTCACAGAACCGGTCCCGGAAATGATACCGCCATAGCTGAGGGTGGACGCCGTTCTGGGCATAAACACCAGCGCTGCGTTGTTCACCACGTTACCAGGCAGCGTGCCGTTAGTCGTACCGTCACCAATCTGCAGGGTACCGGATGAAATAGTTGTCCCCCCCGCATAGGTGTTTGCCCCGGTCAGAATGGCAGTACCCGTTCCGATCATCCGCAGTGCCCCGGAACCTGACACGACACCCGATACTGCCATTGAGGTTCCGCTGGCGGGTTTAAGCGCCAGTGTGCCGGCATTCGCGATATCGCCCTGGATGGACCCATTGGTGGTGCCATCACCAAGTTGTAGCGTACCGCCGGAAATGTTAGTTCCGCCCGTGTAGGTATTGGCACCGGTCAGGATCAGCGTCCCCAGGTCCGTTTTGGAAAGTCCGGTAAAGCCCCCCAGAATAGCGTCGATGGTTGCGGTGTAGCTACTGCCAGCGGCAGTTCCGTCGCCGACCCTGAGCGTACTAAACCCGCTGCCTGATGTGGTTTCGTTCAGTTCAACTGTATCACCGATGATTCTGTAACCATCCGCCATGAACTGCATACCGGTAACCGCAACCTGCCCCTGGCTATTATCGACAGTGACCGTACCCGGCGTGCCCTGGAATACCGCAAAATTGGTGCTGTAAGCGCTATTCGCGGCCCCTGAACCGTCTGTCCAGTTGCTGTTCGCACCGACACCGGTATTCCAGATACCAGATCCGCCATCGATAATACTGTTGTCATGACCAGTGGTGCCGTCCCAGAAAGTGGTGCCGGCATAGTTATTTATCAGGTTAACCTGACCGGCGACGGAGGTCTGCAGTGTTGCATTCGCGCCCGATGGCAGCGACCCCAACACCATGCCATTGTTGGTCAGCGAACCGGAATAACTGATAATCCGGTAGACACCGGCATCGAAAGTCCCTCCCGCAGAGGTCTCCACATTGAGGGTTCCCGCCAGCGTCAGGTTGCCGTTGACGATGGTCAGGTCGTTGAGCGAGCCACCTACAGTACCCGCCTGACCGAGGTGGTAATTAAGAACAGAGCCCGTAGAGAGTGCCAGATTGCCCTTGATGGTAAGCGTCCCGACAGCCCCTGTGGAAGCTCCCGGTGCCAGAGTGCCACCGTCGGCGACGGTCACGCTGCCGCCGATAGTGCCATTGCCGCCCAGAGAGGCGCCGGAAGCCACTGTCGTCAGCCCGGTCGCCGACGACTGGTTGCCGTTGACGTACAGTGTCCCCGCTGAAACGGTGGTTGCACCGGTGTAAGTGTTATTTCCCGAAAGGGTTGTGGAGCCACTACCAGACTGTACCACCGCACCTGTGCCGGAAATGACGTTGTTATACGAGGTAACGTCACTGCGGTTAAACGTCAGGGTTCCGTTATTGATCACGTTACCGGTTCCGAGCGAGCCCGACGTTCCGCCATTGCCAATCTGCAATGTGCCGCCGCTAATCGTGGTACCACCGGTCCAGGTATTTGCGCCACTTAAGACCAGTGTCCCTGTATTGGCCTTGTTCAATCTTCCAGCGCCTGAAACCACACCATTCATAGTCAACGTGGTACCTGACGCAACATCAAAGGTACCTGCACCATTGAGATCGACCGCACGCCCTGAGGCAAAGGTGGCCGTAGAGGCAAGCGTACCGCCGTTAAACTGCAGGAGCCCCGTTGCCGCCCCCATATTACTGTCACTCGCGACAACGACCCGACTTCCTGTCCAGAAGCCGATCCCACCGGTATGGGTATTATTACCGGTCAGCAGCACTATACCGCCTGGCGTCCCTCCGCCATAGAAATAGAGCCGGCCTCCGCCAGATACGGTGCCGTTTAAGGTGATAATCGAGCCATTATAAGCATCTAAATTCGCAGAGGCATTCATAGCAATATTACGTGTCAGCGCACTGCTCGACATCACACGCAAAAAACCGCCACCGGTATAGGTTATTCCACCAGCCGCGTTACTGCTCAGGTTACTCTCATCGTTTATTTGTAAGGTGCCACCATTGATGTTCGTCGTGCCGCTATAGGTGTTGTTGGTCCCGGTGAGGATCACCGTACCGCCATTTACGCCAAAGCTGCCAGCACCAACAATCGGAGAGGCTAAGGTTATGCTTCCACTTGAAGAACTAAAGAAACCAGTCGCACCACTGTTGATGGTAATGGTGCGCGACGTCGCGAATGCTGAGGGAGCCTGAAAGTAACCCGTCCCGTTATTGAACGTGATACCACCTGACGCAGCGCCGAGGTTGTTGTCATTATTGACAATGATCCCACCGTTGCCACCGATAAACGTACCGCCACTGTAAGTGTTTGCTCCGGTAAGCGTTATCCAGTTTCCAGCATTCTGGTTGACAGTACCGGTTCCCGAGATGGTACCGGCAAAAGTATAGGCAGCACCCCGACTAAAGATCAGAGCACCGTTGTTTGCGATGTTACCCGAGATCGAACTCGACCCACCATTCAGTTCCAACGTGGCGCCAGAGGCAATCGTCGAACCACTGACGCTGTTGTTGGCATTCGTCAGCACCAGCTTGCCTGCGGAAACATCCACCCCGCCGGTAAAAGTATTAATTCCGCTCAACGTGGTTGTGCCGCTGCCAATATTTTGCAGTGAGCCAGTCCCTGAAATCACGCCGCCATAGGTGTACGCATTGCTCCGGTTAAAGGCTAACACGCCGTTGTTGACCGTCGCCCCCGAACCCAGTGTTCCTGTGGTACCGCCAGTGCCCACCTGCAAGCTGCCGCCACTGCCGATGGTCGTCGTACCCGTCCAGGTGTTTGCGCCATTCAGCACCGTTGTACCGGTACCGGTAAAACCGAGTGCTCCGCTGCCAGAAAGTACCCCATTAAAGGTCGCCGTCACTCCGGGGGAGACATTGATATTGCCGCCGCCAGGATTAATGGTCACATTGCGGGTTCCATTAAACGCCCCCGTAATGTTCAGGGTGCCCGTCGTCGTCGGATTGCCCAGCGCAAGAACCCCGGCAGCTGCGCCGAGGTTACTGTCGCTGGAAACTTCCAGCACGCCACCACCAGAAACAGACGTCCCGCCGCTGTAGGTATTCGCACCGCTCAGGATCAGCTTACCGCCCCCTGTTAACGCGAGCATCCCGCTGCCGTTAATAATGGAATCGATCGTTGCTGTAGCGCCACTGCTCACATTTATCGCGGACTGTGCCGAAACGGTATCAAGCGATCCACCGGAGAGGATATAACCATCAGTGGTGAAGCTCAGATCCTGTACTTTTATCAGGCCCGCGAGCGTCACGGTGCCGCCAGGACCACCAAACCAGGCACTGTCGCCTGCGGCATTGTTCCACGGCATCGTAATGGTGCCGTTATACCAAGCGCTACTGGTAGTATCCCAGGTACCACTCCCCCCTGAACTCTGCCCTGTCGGCGACCAAACTAATGTGGAGGCATTCGCCGCACTGAGCAGCGCCATTCCTCCCAATACGCCCATAGCGGCTCGCCCGGCTCTTTTGGCCAGGCGGCGTTCGCTTTTCGCTTTTCCATGGGATCTTGCAATCTCCGAGACGACTACCCAGCACTGGAGGCCGGCATTCCAGACAATTTTAAAAACTTTATTCATCATTAACTCGCTAACAAATAAGGAACCAGTTCATTTCCCGACAATTATTCAGTCAATTCACTGATTTCATTGTTTTATTCCTGCCCCAGTTCGGGTGTTATCTTTAATTTAAGGTTCAACTCTTGCGAAGCTTTACTTTCATTAGTCAAGCGCCGAAAAACGATACTTAGTGTGCTTATTTATAGTTTTGCCAGTATTGAGTCCATCTCACGAATATTAATTTTCAAATGCTTAGATATTTTCTTACGGTAAGTGGCAGCAGTTTTGTAATGAATTCCCATTCGACGTGCGGTTTCAGCCAGCCCCATTTTTTCAGTCTGGATAACCAACCACTCAAGCTCCCTTTGCGTGAGTCTGATACCTCTGATTTTCTCTAATTTTTCTAATATCAGAGGACTGAGGTTGGTGACACCTTGGTTATTTTTAGTGAGCTTTATCAGGCGAATTAGCACATTCAAAGGTTCATCGCGATGCACGATTGCATTAGGCTCACGGCCAATCACAGCAGACAATAAAAATGGATCGGACAATGCCGTACATACCACCACTTTATAATGACTTGCCTGCACACCCACCTTGATGTTGTCCAGAAATCGTAATCCCTCACACAGAGGTTCGCTTCCGCTCACGAGTTCAGTAATAACCAGAACCCGTTCTTCAGCAGCAACACTAATATTAAGTTGTGTTTTCAACGCAGAAAACGTTGGTACTCTAAAACTAACAGACCGTCCAGCATAGTTATCAACAAGTGTACATAGCCCTACAGCACTAAAATAAACACTGTCCATAACTAATACACGATTGAAAGGAAAAAATAACGATTGCATATTTCCCCGAATTCACTGGCATTAATGTAAAAAAAACAAAAAAAAGGATCAGGCAA
This Citrobacter enshiensis DNA region includes the following protein-coding sequences:
- a CDS encoding autotransporter-associated beta strand repeat-containing protein: MGVLGGMALLSAANASTLVWSPTGQSSGGSGTWDTTSSAWYNGTITMPWNNAAGDSAWFGGPGGTVTLAGLIKVQDLSFTTDGYILSGGSLDTVSAQSAINVSSGATATIDSIINGSGMLALTGGGKLILSGANTYSGGTSVSGGGVLEVSSDSNLGAAAGVLALGNPTTTGTLNITGAFNGTRNVTINPGGGNINVSPGVTATFNGVLSGSGALGFTGTGTTVLNGANTWTGTTTIGSGGSLQVGTGGTTGTLGSGATVNNGVLAFNRSNAYTYGGVISGTGSLQNIGSGTTTLSGINTFTGGVDVSAGKLVLTNANNSVSGSTIASGATLELNGGSSSISGNIANNGALIFSRGAAYTFAGTISGTGTVNQNAGNWITLTGANTYSGGTFIGGNGGIIVNNDNNLGAASGGITFNNGTGYFQAPSAFATSRTITINSGATGFFSSSSGSITLASPIVGAGSFGVNGGTVILTGTNNTYSGTTNINGGTLQINDESNLSSNAAGGITYTGGGFLRVMSSSALTRNIAMNASANLDAYNGSIITLNGTVSGGGRLYFYGGGTPGGIVLLTGNNTHTGGIGFWTGSRVVVASDSNMGAATGLLQFNGGTLASTATFASGRAVDLNGAGTFDVASGTTLTMNGVVSGAGRLNKANTGTLVLSGANTWTGGTTISGGTLQIGNGGTSGSLGTGNVINNGTLTFNRSDVTSYNNVISGTGAVVQSGSGSTTLSGNNTYTGATTVSAGTLYVNGNQSSATGLTTVASGASLGGNGTIGGSVTVADGGTLAPGASTGAVGTLTIKGNLALSTGSVLNYHLGQAGTVGGSLNDLTIVNGNLTLAGTLNVETSAGGTFDAGVYRIISYSGSLTNNGMVLGSLPSGANATLQTSVAGQVNLINNYAGTTFWDGTTGHDNSIIDGGSGIWNTGVGANSNWTDGSGAANSAYSTNFAVFQGTPGTVTVDNSQGQVAVTGMQFMADGYRIIGDTVELNETTSGSGFSTLRVGDGTAAGSSYTATIDAILGGFTGLSKTDLGTLILTGANTYTGGTNISGGTLQLGDGTTNGSIQGDIANAGTLALKPASGTSMAVSGVVSGSGALRMIGTGTAILTGANTYAGGTTISSGTLQIGDGTTNGTLPGNVVNNAALVFMPRTASTLSYGGIISGTGSVTQNGPGTTVFTGTNTYTGGTTISSGVLQLGDGTANNDGSVAGNVTNNGTLAFKYYGGKTYSGVISGSGDVSQLSGSTTLSGVNTYTGGTTLTGGVLYVSNDNNLGDVSGDLTFNGGGLSGSGSSANIARNITVNSTGGKLYNSLTLSGLISGSGKLTQTGGSVTVTGSSNTWSGGIQVADYGTLIVGAGASLGTGTITGQAVDEVYGGGGNLRAIGNATLANDIFLGFTGYYASNRSLNLNIDAGATLTLQGNISETGRYRGTNGMTKAGSGTLVLDNVSYSSSGAGTVLDVRGGVLQIGSGGTRGTISSTPVTLVANSSLAFNRSDTSIYAGGISGAGYLQQIGSGTTILTGDSTFTGGTIISAGTLQLGNGGTSGWITGNITNNGTLAFNRSDNVKFSSVISGTGALRKAGSGTLTLTGTQTYTGGTTINTGVLQLGDGTTDGSIIGNVNMAGGALAFNASNGSITSQNALISGAGSLTKLGLGTTVLKGSNTYTGATTVSAGALYIDGNQVAATGATTVANGATLGGIGTIGGDVTIANGATLMPGSESGTGGTLTINGNLVLNDLSNLNYQFGKVNGVAQNSRTDVNGNLTLDGRLNVATPAGGTFSAGVYRVFNYNGTLTNNGLVLGTVPAGTTLALQSSVPGQVNLINSTGQLLAFWDGMNSGNYNQGSGEGGAGTWRLLGQTAWADVSGSSNSAYGNKSFAVFGGTAGAVTVDNSFGQVETSGMQFTTTGYAINGSAITLVNSPVDGSTPELRVGDGSDASKTMTATINAILQGATSVTKTDLGTLVLTGANTYTGGTRINGGVLQVSGNTNLGATAGTLSFDGGTLATTAGFTTARVTTLNANGGTLDTASGTTLAMSGAIGGSGALSKTNTGTLILTGTNAYTGGTAINGGIVQVSGDANLGAASGPLSFDGGTLATTGSFSTARTTTLNTGGGILDTAAGTALTMSGVVSGSGALTKTNTGTLTLTNSNTWSGGTTISGGTLQLGNGGTGGSITGNVTNNGALAFNRSDTATFAGVISGSGVVNQTGTGKTVLSGSNSYSGGTTISSGTLVAQNGAALGTSAVTNNATLQLDFATDGTLANVLNGSGTLNKTGSGTATLTGTGSSEGAVAVSGGTLAFGQSGAFNAASLNVASGAAITVSPISNIVLSGAYTQAAGATFNGVADTQAKTAVTAATASLNGTLNITGFGIAAPASASGIAGTQYTVIHTTNGITGDFSTVNLNGAASAVDYLRLAGRVSGNDYNVGYGLSWLEGQAYGTGSFTLAGAADTFNVDVALGNQAAGTYTSGWDGKTLTKAGLGTLTLSAVNTYTGDTLVNGGTLKAGIANAFAQSANVAVASGATLDLNSYNQTARNLSGAGNVTLGSAMLTENAVSDTTFSGTLNGTGGLTKTGSGVFTLSGSNSYSGGTTISAGTLVAQNGSAMGTGAVANNAALRLDFAQNGTLANVLSGSGTLNKTGQRHCDPDRDRLRRGRGDGQRRYAGLCPERCL